The Yoonia sp. SS1-5 genome contains a region encoding:
- a CDS encoding recombinase family protein gives MQLDALKAVNCDMIFKDHGVSGTKANRSGLDAMLDGLKAGDTVVVFKLDRLGRSVLHLADLLVRFQNDGIHFCSISEGINTTTPGGKLVYHLFSAFAEFQRDIIAENTIAGLAAAKRRGSKLGRPPKLDIEEILAAQRLIRQEQISTSEAARRIGASRATLARNLKNFDMS, from the coding sequence ATGCAGCTTGACGCGCTCAAGGCTGTGAATTGCGATATGATCTTCAAAGATCATGGGGTGTCAGGCACCAAGGCCAACCGCAGCGGACTAGACGCTATGCTGGACGGTCTGAAAGCAGGTGACACCGTTGTAGTCTTCAAACTCGACCGGCTTGGGCGCTCCGTCTTGCATCTTGCCGATCTACTGGTGCGTTTTCAGAATGACGGTATCCACTTTTGTTCGATCAGCGAAGGCATCAATACTACCACACCCGGCGGCAAGCTGGTCTATCATTTATTCAGCGCCTTTGCCGAATTTCAGCGAGACATCATCGCGGAAAACACCATAGCAGGCCTAGCGGCAGCAAAAAGGCGCGGAAGCAAGTTAGGGAGGCCGCCTAAGTTGGACATCGAAGAGATACTGGCGGCTCAGCGCCTCATTCGACAAGAACAGATATCAACGTCAGAGGCGGCACGCAGGATCGGCGCATCGCGCGCGACATTGGCACGGAACCTAAAGAATTTTGACATGTCTTGA
- a CDS encoding type II toxin-antitoxin system RelE/ParE family toxin, translated as MANSFTLSNDAERDIIDIYLYSLEQFGETQADAYIGALYQRFSQIAATPTLGRDFGDIHEGVWRLNQQSHAIYYKQDTQGLFVLRVLHQSMDPARHLSVELG; from the coding sequence GTGGCGAATAGCTTCACGCTTTCGAATGACGCAGAACGCGATATCATCGATATCTACCTCTACTCACTTGAACAGTTCGGCGAGACACAGGCGGATGCCTATATCGGCGCGCTCTATCAACGATTTTCTCAGATCGCAGCAACGCCAACATTGGGTAGAGATTTCGGCGATATCCATGAGGGGGTGTGGCGGCTGAACCAGCAAAGTCACGCGATTTACTATAAGCAAGACACGCAGGGTCTCTTTGTTCTGCGCGTCCTTCATCAAAGCATGGACCCCGCACGGCACCTTAGTGTTGAGCTAGGTTAA
- a CDS encoding type II toxin-antitoxin system ParD family antitoxin, whose protein sequence is MATMNVSLPDPMKVWVEAQTKDGRYSNASDYVRDLIRRDQERRATATLELKALLEKAEASGVGTRPKEALIDAARAEARQNGLLRGE, encoded by the coding sequence ATGGCTACGATGAATGTATCTCTGCCGGACCCGATGAAAGTTTGGGTCGAAGCACAAACCAAAGATGGCCGCTACAGCAACGCCAGCGACTATGTGCGTGATCTGATCCGCCGCGACCAAGAACGCCGCGCAACTGCTACATTGGAACTCAAAGCTTTGCTCGAAAAGGCAGAAGCCAGCGGCGTCGGAACCCGCCCGAAAGAAGCCCTGATCGATGCAGCCCGAGCCGAAGCGCGGCAGAATGGATTGCTGCGTGGCGAATAG
- a CDS encoding type IV secretory system conjugative DNA transfer family protein produces MTFDEQYPYGSARFADPQEITRAFRATGGVPFAFLGKRKLYHSKQAGMLLIGGAGSGKFTSVLAHIMNAPGRAGEPPRYAIFDPKRELRAVMEPYFASIKARVYEINPYFTHGVQGSTLSLFSHLTEDSPRLVADSRRVARTLLPDSGGGDSAFFDQKAQNWLDAMIRGLVTTVDGVSPTKLFDLIGMIRSDPDAWELMAHMMAECGEPDLRITYDEMLDMAHDSRRTFDSVMGSVTNALAFMTDPRLQNAFTSTHLADFTLDVLCESSPDPVFVFFVMPPEMTQQNAPLIRQFFSTLRTIKQSKPEAPTLNLVIDEAAQLGPFPEIAEFYSIGRGFGLCPVCVYQDIGQIKQNLGPTGAMTLSASADLEVYLGGGISDLETARHLSAKLGTQTIELNDHLTQQRAGRAMREAMHDALFGKGNAVRTGLAMKTLDYERGHKRKQARALMTPEEIIGMSHKQALIMPSGYGIPPFLADKLQYHAMKLYRGAYGPNPYFDADPSSVCVPASLGRKKTLRVIREPVPAALAHLPQYQSGEWSYLDGLRPKI; encoded by the coding sequence ATGACATTTGACGAACAATACCCCTATGGCTCGGCGCGATTTGCTGATCCCCAAGAAATCACCCGCGCATTTCGCGCAACTGGCGGCGTGCCCTTTGCCTTCCTCGGCAAGCGCAAGCTGTATCACTCTAAGCAAGCGGGCATGCTGCTGATTGGCGGCGCTGGCTCCGGCAAGTTCACTTCCGTTCTTGCACACATTATGAATGCGCCGGGGCGCGCTGGCGAGCCGCCGCGTTATGCGATCTTCGATCCCAAGCGCGAGCTGCGCGCGGTAATGGAGCCGTATTTCGCATCCATCAAAGCCCGCGTGTATGAGATCAACCCGTACTTCACCCATGGGGTGCAGGGATCAACGCTCTCGCTATTTAGCCACCTTACAGAAGACAGCCCGCGTCTTGTGGCTGATAGTCGCCGCGTGGCGCGCACACTTTTGCCAGATAGCGGAGGCGGAGATTCAGCCTTCTTCGATCAAAAAGCGCAGAACTGGCTGGATGCTATGATCCGTGGCCTTGTCACCACGGTTGATGGCGTCTCACCAACCAAGTTGTTCGATCTAATTGGCATGATCCGTTCTGACCCGGATGCCTGGGAGCTCATGGCGCACATGATGGCTGAATGCGGCGAACCGGATTTGCGCATCACCTATGATGAGATGCTGGATATGGCGCATGATAGTCGCCGCACCTTTGACTCGGTGATGGGCAGCGTAACCAATGCGCTCGCCTTTATGACTGATCCGCGCCTGCAAAATGCTTTCACCAGCACGCATCTGGCAGACTTCACATTGGATGTGCTCTGCGAGAGTAGTCCTGATCCGGTCTTTGTGTTCTTTGTGATGCCGCCGGAGATGACGCAGCAAAATGCGCCGCTGATCCGTCAGTTCTTCTCGACGCTGCGTACGATCAAGCAATCCAAGCCAGAAGCGCCAACACTCAATCTGGTGATTGATGAGGCGGCCCAGCTTGGGCCATTCCCTGAGATTGCCGAGTTCTATTCCATTGGGCGCGGCTTCGGGCTTTGTCCGGTTTGCGTCTATCAAGATATCGGCCAGATCAAACAGAACCTTGGGCCAACGGGGGCGATGACGCTCTCGGCCAGTGCCGATCTGGAGGTGTATCTGGGCGGCGGCATCTCTGATCTGGAAACCGCGCGCCATCTGAGCGCCAAACTCGGCACTCAGACAATTGAGCTTAATGATCATCTCACCCAGCAGCGCGCAGGCCGCGCTATGCGTGAGGCCATGCATGATGCGCTATTCGGCAAGGGTAATGCCGTGCGAACGGGCCTTGCGATGAAAACGCTGGACTATGAGCGTGGCCATAAACGCAAGCAGGCTCGCGCGCTGATGACGCCAGAAGAGATCATCGGCATGAGCCATAAGCAGGCGCTCATCATGCCATCGGGCTACGGCATTCCGCCATTCTTGGCTGATAAACTGCAGTATCATGCCATGAAGCTCTATCGCGGGGCATACGGGCCTAATCCGTATTTCGATGCTGACCCGTCATCCGTGTGCGTGCCTGCATCATTGGGTCGAAAGAAAACCCTTCGCGTTATCCGTGAACCCGTGCCAGCGGCGCTAGCGCATCTTCCTCAATATCAAAGTGGTGAGTGGTCCTATCTGGACGGTCTCCGCCCCAAAATCTGA
- a CDS encoding cysteine desulfurase — translation MSYDIDAIRADFPILSREVNGKPLVYLDNGASAQKPQVVIDAITRGYAEEYANVHRGLHYLSNLATERYEGVRGIIARFLNAGSEDEIIINSGTTEGINMVAYGWAMPRLQAGDEIVLSIMEHHANIVPWHFLRERQGVVIKWVDVDANGDLDPQKVIDAIGPKTRLVAVTHMSNVLGTVVDVKAITAGAHGKGVPVLVDGSQAAVHMPVDVGDIACDFYAVTGHKLYGPSGSGAIYVRKDRMAEMRPFMGGGDMIRDVGRDAVTWNDPPMMFEAGTPGIVQTIGLGVALDYMMGIGMDAIAAHEQGLRDYARSKLAGLNWVNVQGQSATKGAIFSFTLDGAAHAHDISTVLDKKGVAVRAGTHCAMPLMEHMGVGATCRASFGMYNTTQEVDVLVDALELCHDLFS, via the coding sequence ATGAGCTATGATATTGATGCAATCCGGGCCGATTTCCCGATCCTGTCGCGCGAGGTCAATGGCAAGCCGCTGGTCTATCTCGACAACGGGGCATCGGCGCAAAAGCCGCAGGTCGTGATTGATGCAATCACCCGCGGCTATGCCGAAGAATATGCCAATGTGCATCGGGGCCTGCATTATCTCAGCAATCTGGCGACCGAACGGTACGAGGGCGTCAGGGGGATTATCGCCCGGTTCCTGAATGCAGGCAGCGAGGACGAGATCATCATCAATTCCGGCACCACCGAAGGGATCAACATGGTGGCCTATGGCTGGGCGATGCCAAGGTTGCAGGCCGGGGACGAGATCGTCTTGTCGATTATGGAGCATCACGCGAATATTGTTCCCTGGCATTTCCTGCGGGAACGGCAGGGCGTGGTGATCAAATGGGTGGATGTGGACGCAAATGGCGATCTTGATCCGCAAAAGGTGATTGACGCGATCGGCCCGAAAACCCGGCTGGTGGCGGTCACGCATATGTCCAACGTTCTGGGCACGGTGGTGGACGTCAAGGCGATCACGGCAGGGGCGCATGGCAAGGGTGTGCCGGTGCTGGTTGATGGGTCTCAGGCGGCGGTGCATATGCCGGTCGATGTCGGTGACATCGCGTGCGATTTCTATGCGGTGACGGGCCACAAGCTCTACGGGCCGTCCGGGTCCGGCGCGATCTATGTGCGCAAGGACCGGATGGCCGAGATGCGGCCCTTCATGGGCGGCGGCGACATGATCCGGGATGTCGGCCGGGATGCGGTCACATGGAACGACCCGCCAATGATGTTCGAGGCCGGCACGCCGGGTATTGTCCAGACCATCGGTTTGGGCGTGGCGCTTGATTACATGATGGGTATCGGCATGGATGCCATCGCGGCCCACGAACAGGGGTTGCGCGATTATGCGCGCAGCAAACTGGCCGGGCTGAACTGGGTGAATGTGCAGGGGCAATCAGCAACAAAGGGGGCGATTTTCTCGTTCACGCTTGATGGGGCGGCCCATGCGCATGACATCTCGACCGTGCTTGACAAGAAAGGCGTGGCCGTTCGGGCGGGAACCCATTGTGCGATGCCGCTGATGGAGCATATGGGCGTCGGTGCGACCTGCCGGGCCTCCTTTGGGATGTACAACACCACGCAAGAGGTCGACGTGCTGGTCGATGCGCTGGAACTGTGTCACGACCTGTTCAGTTAG
- a CDS encoding Yip1 family protein, producing MTREFQSWMRQVWLSLIEPVPIARQVLAYRFDLSTLWTAMVLMGILSTLALVILQQVAPLPPEMQAQARVISPFAFAALVISLLCATGFAIFKVGRILDGTGTLQQTLAVFVWFLAVRLTLVIIHIVITLFSYNIGAMFGLVTGAALIWCLVNFINELHGFKNLGTALGCLILAMLAVAMVAVTLLLLAGGLQPPGGTI from the coding sequence ATGACACGCGAATTTCAATCCTGGATGCGCCAGGTCTGGCTAAGCCTGATCGAGCCTGTTCCGATCGCGCGGCAGGTCCTCGCGTACAGATTTGACCTGTCCACGCTTTGGACCGCAATGGTGTTGATGGGCATTCTCAGCACGCTGGCGCTTGTGATCCTGCAACAGGTTGCGCCGCTCCCCCCCGAAATGCAGGCACAGGCCCGGGTGATTTCACCATTTGCCTTTGCAGCGCTTGTGATCTCGCTGTTATGCGCAACCGGCTTTGCGATATTCAAGGTGGGCCGGATCCTGGATGGCACCGGGACATTGCAGCAAACCCTGGCCGTGTTTGTGTGGTTCCTGGCGGTGCGGTTGACGCTGGTGATCATCCATATCGTGATCACCTTGTTCAGCTACAATATCGGGGCCATGTTTGGCCTGGTGACCGGGGCGGCCCTGATCTGGTGCCTGGTCAATTTCATCAATGAACTGCACGGGTTCAAGAATTTGGGGACGGCGCTTGGGTGCCTGATCCTTGCGATGCTGGCTGTTGCAATGGTTGCGGTGACGCTTTTGTTGCTGGCGGGCGGTCTCCAACCCCCGGGGGGGACAATATGA
- a CDS encoding YIP1 family protein: MPVTSDIIETWRAPRAVTRRILDQGRREDRAMAFVMIACFLIFVAQWPRLSRKAAGFDLAPGADVPELNQLMAYEFLAWVMVWPLFLYALAALSHLVAKALGGQGDWYGARIALFWTLLATVPVLLLHGLTAGFVGPGLQTNIVGGIWVLGFLYIWVQSLREAERRS; this comes from the coding sequence ATGCCTGTCACCTCAGATATCATAGAGACGTGGCGCGCGCCGCGGGCGGTGACGCGCCGCATACTGGATCAGGGCAGGCGGGAAGACCGTGCCATGGCTTTTGTCATGATCGCCTGCTTTCTGATATTTGTGGCCCAATGGCCGCGTCTGTCGCGCAAGGCCGCCGGGTTTGATCTGGCGCCGGGCGCTGACGTGCCCGAGTTGAACCAGCTGATGGCATACGAGTTTCTGGCCTGGGTGATGGTCTGGCCGTTGTTTCTTTATGCGCTGGCAGCACTTAGCCATCTGGTTGCCAAGGCACTGGGCGGGCAGGGTGACTGGTACGGCGCGCGGATCGCCTTGTTTTGGACCTTGCTTGCCACTGTACCTGTTTTGCTTTTGCATGGGTTGACGGCCGGCTTTGTCGGGCCGGGCCTGCAGACCAATATTGTCGGTGGGATATGGGTTCTGGGGTTTCTATATATCTGGGTGCAATCCCTGCGCGAGGCGGAACGGCGATCATGA
- a CDS encoding SufD family Fe-S cluster assembly protein — protein sequence MALAKLKSETTAARLTGLEMPDGAAWANAARADALARVQQMGLPTKRDEYWKYTDPSSLTAPEAAEAALFQNDEGPLFDAVDRVRIVFVDGVFDADASDDLQAEGVEVERLADVTAKDIHWAKDLYGVLEARGQVPVERPLAALNTATATDGVVLRATAKVSKPINLIYLHNNVASDAALHNLVKVEEGAEITLLETGPAAARFSKLLEVDVADGAAFHHVRAQGRDHERRAVTHCFARIGKQSVFKSFTMTFNGVLTRNECVLEILGDDATAHVAGVCVGDGKDFHHDDTVFITHDAVNCESRQVFKKVLRNGATGVFQGKILVKEGAQKTDGYQISQSLLLDDDSQFLAKPELEIYADDVACSHGSTSGAIDEDALFYLRSRGVPHTQATNLLTLAFLAEALEEIADEALADALRDRLEGWLSRHS from the coding sequence ATGGCGCTTGCGAAGCTGAAAAGTGAGACAACAGCAGCACGGCTGACCGGACTTGAAATGCCCGATGGCGCGGCATGGGCAAATGCGGCGCGGGCCGATGCCCTCGCACGGGTGCAGCAAATGGGCCTGCCGACCAAGCGGGATGAATACTGGAAATACACCGATCCATCCTCGCTGACGGCGCCCGAGGCGGCCGAGGCCGCGCTGTTCCAGAATGACGAAGGGCCTTTGTTCGATGCGGTTGATCGGGTCAGGATCGTCTTTGTTGACGGCGTCTTTGATGCAGATGCGTCCGATGATCTGCAGGCCGAAGGGGTCGAGGTGGAACGTCTGGCGGATGTGACCGCAAAGGACATTCACTGGGCCAAGGACCTTTACGGCGTGCTCGAGGCGCGTGGCCAGGTGCCGGTGGAACGCCCCTTGGCTGCATTGAATACGGCGACGGCCACTGATGGGGTTGTTCTGCGCGCCACGGCTAAAGTGTCAAAACCGATCAACCTGATCTATCTGCACAATAACGTGGCCTCTGATGCCGCGCTGCACAATCTGGTCAAGGTCGAGGAGGGCGCCGAAATCACCCTGCTGGAAACCGGCCCTGCGGCGGCACGTTTCTCAAAACTACTGGAAGTCGACGTGGCGGACGGTGCGGCCTTTCACCATGTCCGCGCCCAGGGGCGCGACCACGAACGCCGGGCAGTGACCCATTGCTTTGCCAGAATAGGCAAGCAAAGCGTGTTCAAGTCGTTCACCATGACCTTCAATGGGGTGCTGACCCGCAACGAATGTGTGCTTGAGATACTGGGCGATGATGCAACGGCCCATGTAGCAGGCGTTTGCGTTGGGGACGGAAAGGACTTTCATCACGACGACACTGTTTTCATCACCCATGATGCGGTGAATTGCGAAAGCCGTCAGGTGTTCAAGAAGGTCCTGCGCAACGGCGCAACCGGTGTGTTTCAGGGCAAGATCCTCGTCAAGGAAGGCGCGCAAAAGACCGATGGCTACCAGATCAGCCAGTCCTTGCTGCTGGATGACGACAGCCAGTTCCTCGCCAAGCCCGAGCTTGAGATTTACGCCGATGATGTGGCCTGTTCGCATGGCTCTACCTCGGGGGCGATTGACGAGGATGCGTTGTTCTACCTGCGCTCGCGCGGTGTGCCGCATACCCAGGCGACCAATCTGCTGACATTGGCATTCCTCGCCGAGGCGTTGGAAGAAATCGCGGATGAGGCGCTCGCGGATGCGTTGCGGGATCGGCTGGAAGGCTGGCTGTCTCGCCATAGCTGA
- the sufC gene encoding Fe-S cluster assembly ATPase SufC: MLEIKNLHVKLEEEDKQILKGVDLTIEPGSVHAIMGPNGSGKSTLSYVLSGKDGYEVTDGGASLDGADLIDMEPEERAALGLFLAFQYPVEIPGVGNMTFLRTAVNAQRKARGEEELSAADFLKEVRAKAKSLKIDADMLKRPVNVGFSGGEKKRNEILQMAMLEPKMCILDETDSGLDVDAMKLVAEGVNALRSEGRSFLVITHYQRLLDHIKPDVVHIMADGKIVKTGGPELALEVENNGYTDILTEVA, translated from the coding sequence ATGTTGGAAATCAAAAACCTACATGTCAAACTTGAGGAAGAAGACAAGCAGATCCTGAAAGGGGTCGATCTGACCATCGAGCCGGGCAGCGTGCATGCGATCATGGGGCCAAACGGGTCCGGTAAGTCGACCTTGTCCTATGTGCTGTCTGGCAAGGACGGCTATGAGGTGACCGATGGCGGGGCCAGCCTTGATGGTGCGGATCTGATTGACATGGAACCCGAGGAACGGGCCGCACTGGGCCTGTTTTTGGCATTCCAATACCCTGTCGAGATCCCCGGCGTCGGCAACATGACCTTCCTGCGCACGGCCGTGAACGCACAGCGCAAGGCCCGCGGCGAAGAGGAGTTGAGCGCTGCTGATTTCCTTAAGGAAGTGCGCGCAAAGGCCAAAAGCCTCAAGATCGACGCCGATATGCTGAAGCGCCCTGTCAATGTGGGCTTTTCGGGCGGCGAAAAGAAGCGCAATGAAATCCTGCAGATGGCGATGCTTGAACCCAAGATGTGCATTCTGGATGAAACCGATTCCGGGCTGGACGTCGATGCGATGAAACTGGTCGCCGAGGGTGTGAATGCCCTGCGTTCCGAAGGGCGCTCGTTTCTGGTAATTACCCACTATCAGCGGCTTCTCGATCATATCAAGCCGGATGTCGTGCATATCATGGCAGACGGCAAGATCGTCAAAACAGGCGGTCCAGAGCTGGCGCTGGAAGTCGAAAACAACGGATATACTGACATTTTGACCGAGGTGGCCTGA
- the sufB gene encoding Fe-S cluster assembly protein SufB has translation MAAFDDVDVKDGVDQETVDAVSALSGAYKHGWETEIEMDYAPKGVNPDIVRLISDKNNEPDWMTDWRLSAFARWEKIEEPTWAMVSYPNIDFQDIYYYARPKSMEVKPKSLDEVDPKLLATYEKLGIPLKEQMILAGVEGAEDAPAEGRKVAVDAVFDSVSVGTTFQKELEKAGVIFCSISEAIEKHPELVKKYLGSVVPPSDNFYATLNSAVFSDGSFVYVPPGVRCPMELSTYFRINAENTGQFERTLIIADKGSYVSYLEGCTAPKRDTAQLHAAVVEIIIEEDAEVKYSTVQNWYPGDAEGNGGIYNFVTKRADCRGDRSKVMWTQVETGSAVTWKYPSCILRGDDSQGEFYSIAIANNMQQADTGTKMVHLGKNTKSRIVSKGISAGKAQNTYRGLVSMHPKAKESRNYTQCDSLLIGDKCGAHTVPYIEVKNNSSRVEHEATTSKVDDDQLFYCRSRGMDEEEAVALVVNGFCKEVLQALPMEFAMEAQALVAISLEGSVG, from the coding sequence ATGGCTGCTTTTGATGATGTAGACGTCAAGGACGGTGTCGATCAGGAGACGGTTGACGCGGTTTCAGCACTCTCAGGCGCCTATAAGCACGGCTGGGAAACCGAGATCGAAATGGATTACGCCCCCAAAGGTGTAAACCCTGACATCGTACGCCTGATATCGGACAAGAATAACGAGCCGGACTGGATGACGGATTGGCGTCTGTCTGCCTTTGCGCGGTGGGAGAAAATCGAAGAACCCACATGGGCGATGGTGAGTTATCCGAACATAGATTTTCAGGACATTTACTATTACGCCCGCCCCAAAAGCATGGAAGTGAAGCCAAAATCGCTGGATGAGGTCGATCCCAAGCTATTGGCGACATATGAAAAGCTGGGCATTCCGCTGAAGGAACAGATGATCCTGGCGGGCGTCGAGGGCGCGGAAGATGCCCCTGCCGAGGGCCGCAAGGTGGCGGTGGATGCCGTGTTTGATTCCGTCTCGGTTGGCACGACCTTCCAGAAGGAGTTGGAGAAGGCCGGCGTGATCTTTTGTTCGATTTCCGAGGCGATTGAAAAGCATCCCGAGCTGGTGAAAAAATACCTCGGCTCGGTTGTCCCGCCATCGGACAATTTCTATGCCACGCTGAACAGCGCGGTCTTTTCGGATGGCTCTTTCGTCTATGTGCCCCCTGGCGTGCGCTGCCCGATGGAGCTGTCGACATATTTCCGGATCAATGCCGAAAATACCGGCCAGTTTGAGCGGACCCTGATCATCGCGGATAAGGGATCTTATGTTTCGTATCTCGAAGGCTGCACGGCGCCCAAGCGTGATACGGCACAGCTGCATGCCGCGGTGGTCGAGATCATCATCGAAGAAGATGCGGAGGTGAAATATTCTACCGTCCAGAACTGGTATCCGGGCGATGCCGAGGGTAATGGCGGGATCTACAACTTTGTGACCAAGCGCGCCGATTGCCGTGGTGACCGGTCCAAGGTGATGTGGACACAGGTCGAGACCGGCTCGGCCGTGACATGGAAATACCCGTCCTGCATCTTGCGCGGCGATGACAGCCAGGGCGAGTTCTATTCCATTGCGATTGCCAACAATATGCAGCAGGCCGATACCGGTACGAAGATGGTGCATCTGGGCAAGAACACCAAATCGCGCATTGTGTCCAAGGGGATCAGTGCGGGCAAGGCGCAGAATACCTATCGCGGGCTGGTATCCATGCACCCAAAGGCCAAGGAATCCCGAAATTACACCCAGTGTGACAGCCTTTTGATTGGTGACAAATGCGGGGCGCATACGGTGCCTTATATCGAGGTTAAGAATAACTCCTCCCGGGTTGAGCATGAGGCGACCACATCCAAGGTGGATGATGATCAGCTATTCTATTGCCGCAGCCGGGGTATGGATGAAGAGGAGGCCGTCGCATTGGTGGTGAACGGGTTCTGCAAGGAAGTCCTGCAGGCCCTGCCAATGGAATTTGCCATGGAAGCCCAGGCGCTGGTTGCGATTTCGCTTGAAGGGTCTGTTGGATGA
- a CDS encoding aminotransferase class V-fold PLP-dependent enzyme has product MRTYLDHNATAPLRPEARTAMLAAMDVVGNPSSVHAEGRAAKGVVEKARAQLAEAVGAPNADIVFTSGATEAAALALAGRGLKAAPIEHDAVHAWIDPVLPVVDGAVMVDDPGACALQLANSETGILQDLPQGLAVSDITQGFGRVPFSFSWSGIGMVFLSAHKFGGPKGVGALIFPQGTDIASQIKGGGQEMGRRSGTENVIAIAGMGAAAVAAQADLAAGAWDRVAKLRNILEKAIEAAENSTIFVGKDQSRLPNTSCFVTPGWKGETQVMAMDLAGFAVSAGSACSSGKVKVSRVLRAVGLDDDQAAGALRVSLGLDTTEEEVMRFVQAWTEKRARRRAA; this is encoded by the coding sequence ATGAGAACCTATCTGGATCATAATGCGACCGCGCCGCTGCGTCCGGAGGCACGCACCGCCATGTTGGCGGCCATGGATGTGGTGGGCAACCCGTCGTCGGTACATGCCGAAGGGCGCGCTGCGAAAGGCGTGGTGGAGAAAGCCCGGGCCCAACTGGCCGAGGCCGTTGGTGCGCCCAATGCCGATATCGTCTTTACATCCGGTGCCACCGAGGCCGCCGCATTGGCCCTGGCCGGGCGCGGATTGAAGGCCGCACCGATTGAACATGATGCTGTGCATGCGTGGATTGATCCGGTCCTGCCGGTGGTTGACGGTGCGGTTATGGTCGATGATCCGGGGGCTTGTGCCCTGCAGCTGGCCAATTCCGAAACGGGCATCCTGCAGGACTTGCCCCAGGGACTGGCTGTCAGTGATATTACCCAAGGATTTGGGCGCGTCCCGTTTTCGTTTTCCTGGTCCGGCATCGGCATGGTGTTTCTGTCGGCCCATAAATTTGGCGGGCCAAAAGGTGTCGGCGCGCTGATATTTCCGCAAGGTACTGATATTGCATCGCAAATAAAGGGCGGGGGTCAGGAGATGGGCCGCCGGTCCGGCACGGAAAACGTGATTGCGATCGCGGGAATGGGGGCAGCGGCAGTTGCCGCACAGGCTGATTTGGCGGCCGGCGCATGGGATCGGGTTGCGAAACTTAGAAATATTCTAGAAAAGGCCATTGAGGCTGCGGAAAACAGCACTATTTTTGTCGGGAAAGACCAGTCCCGTTTGCCCAATACCAGTTGTTTCGTCACCCCAGGGTGGAAAGGCGAAACACAGGTGATGGCGATGGACCTGGCGGGCTTTGCGGTTTCGGCCGGATCGGCCTGTTCCAGCGGCAAGGTAAAGGTGAGCCGGGTTCTGCGTGCTGTGGGGCTGGATGACGATCAGGCTGCGGGCGCTTTGCGTGTCTCGCTAGGGCTGGACACAACAGAAGAAGAGGTCATGCGCTTTGTGCAGGCCTGGACAGAAAAACGCGCCCGCAGGCGGGCGGCTTGA
- a CDS encoding Rrf2 family transcriptional regulator — protein MKLSTKGRYAMVALADLALQPDNALVNLTEISKRQDISLPYLEQLFVKLRRAKLVDSVRGPGGGYRLARPAADIRVSEILGAVDETVSAMHKGAGASGAASGSRAQSMTNRLWEGLSAHVYVFLHQARLSDVVGNELAPCPAVPALFEVVDEQ, from the coding sequence ATGAAATTAAGTACCAAGGGCCGTTACGCGATGGTCGCGCTGGCCGATCTGGCGCTGCAACCGGATAATGCGCTGGTCAATCTGACGGAAATTTCGAAGCGTCAGGACATCTCGCTGCCCTATCTTGAGCAGCTTTTCGTCAAGCTGCGTCGTGCAAAACTGGTTGATTCCGTCCGCGGCCCCGGTGGCGGATATCGTCTGGCCCGCCCGGCGGCGGATATTCGTGTCTCGGAGATTTTGGGGGCGGTGGATGAAACCGTATCGGCCATGCACAAGGGGGCAGGTGCGTCTGGTGCTGCCTCGGGGTCGCGCGCGCAATCCATGACCAACCGTTTGTGGGAAGGTCTGTCGGCCCATGTCTACGTGTTTTTGCATCAGGCCCGGCTGTCGGATGTGGTGGGCAATGAGCTGGCCCCATGTCCCGCAGTGCCAGCCTTGTTCGAGGTGGTCGATGAACAGTGA